In one Diabrotica virgifera virgifera chromosome 7, PGI_DIABVI_V3a genomic region, the following are encoded:
- the LOC126887785 gene encoding uncharacterized protein K02A2.6-like, with amino-acid sequence MAVMGINVKLPPDFDLQDQNAASEWKFWKTSFEDYLLATGQDQSADKMKMSILRNIIGAESAKIMSTFEIPEAENNKYDLMISLIDKYVNPRMNESFERYNFIMRVQKEGESFEQFLTSCRHLIRTCNYNEIDPEQTAEDKALRDKILMGIRDPVTREALLRVDKLTLQKAIEFCRTSEQSKNQNLKFHTERKDVDIGEVCKDRYQGHRNYNNSRSKANTNEKFKCKRCQSTHGARECPAYGKKCKKCGLLNHFAKSCRVKNIDVIDEDSSDGSADSFVGNVNKVYQNVSSQNIWDEIIEIENKRIKVKLDTGADVSIIPLKIFKKIDKQFKIRDNHYVLKGFEGTQAKTMGVINLFCKHKNKYVYEDFTIINGATRVLLSGKLCIDLGLVKRINNIESCGTLELAESDKFINLNPEVFRGHGKFCGKHRITTVDNFEPVSYPPVNVPVAIRDNLKNELDRLTKRGAIVKVNEIDPRASINRIVIVEKQNGKLRLCLDPLDLNKQIVRKPRVVHKLEDVCAQMIGKKIFSVFDLSEGYHHLELDETSSWKCCFATSYGIFRYKVLPYGLSNSQDLFQEVVEDKFKGIENLLICHDDMIVMGTTKEEHDTTVKKVLERAKEVGAKFNGDKFQYCQEEVRFMGQVFSHKGMQIDPDRVESLCKLEKPNSKVELQRILGAFNYVRRYIPNMAEHIQPLCQLLKNNVEWVWLPSHQKCFDNLKNIICKSPALVPYDPNQKIILQCDASKNGLGVCMFQKYDSILKLVACASRNMNDSEINYSQTEKELLAIYYATQKFHNFIYNFDVDVQSDHKPIISIMKKPISKIGSVRLQRLRLKLLKYRLNVYFVPGKDIHFADMLSRSSLNIETHDPEMFEMVHSVSKHLPMSQEKQSELRLATSQDEALAVIFDFYYNGWPKEKNVPQVCKKYYGIRDSLYFEAGIAFIDDKIIIPKKLRLDMIKLLHKGHIGSQ; translated from the coding sequence ATGGCAGTGATGGGAATAAATGTAAAATTACCACCAGATTTTGACCTGCAGGATCAAAATGCTGCAAGCGAATGGAAGTTCTGGAAGACTAGTTTCGAAGATTATTTGCTAGCAACGGGACAAGACCAGTCAGCAGATAAaatgaaaatgtcaattttaagaaatataattGGGGCTGAGTCTGCCAAAATTATGTCCACATTCGAGATCCCAGAAGCCGAAAATAACAAGTATGACTTGATGATATCACTAATCGATAAGTATGTTAATCCAAGGATGAATGAATCATTTGAAAGATACAATTTTATCATGAGGGTCCAGAAAGAAGGAGAGTCGTTTGAGCAGTTTCTTACTAGTTGTAGACATTTGATTCGAACATGTAATTATAATGAAATTGATCCAGAACAAACAGCCGAAGATAAAGCTCTGAGAGACAAAATATTAATGGGCATCAGAGATCCAGTTACTAGAGAAGCTCTATTGAGAGTGGACAAACTTACCCTACAAAAAGCCATCGAATTTTGTAGAACTAGTGAACAAAGTAAGaaccaaaatttgaaatttcatacCGAAAGAAAAGATGTAGACATAGGAGAAGTTTGTAAAGATAGGTACCAGGGCCATAGAAATTATAATAACTCTAGAAGTAAAGCGAATACCAATGAAAAATTCAAGTGTAAAAGATGTCAATCAACTCATGGGGCCAGAGAATGTCCAGCGTATGGAAAGAAATGTAAGAAATGTGGGCTTTTAAACCATTTTGCAAAGTCGTGTAGAGTGAAGAATATTGATGTCATAGATGAAGATAGCAGTGATGGATCAGCTGATAGTTTTGTAGGAAATGTCAATAAAGTATACCAAAATGTAAGTAGTCAAAATATTTGGGATGAAATTATAGAAATTGAAAACAAGAGAATTAAAGTAAAACTTGACACAGGTGCAGATGTAAGTAtaattccattaaaaatttttaagaaaattgataaacaatttaaaattagggATAATCATTATGTACTGAAAGGGTTTGAGGGTACTCAGGCTAAAACAATGGGTGtcataaatttattttgtaaacataaaaataagtatgtttacgaggattttacaattattaatggGGCAACTCGAGTTCTTTTAAGTGGTAAATTATGTATTGATTTGGGGTTAGTTAAACGAATCAACAATATTGAGAGTTGTGGTACTTTAGAATTAGCAGAAAGCGATAAATTTATAAACCTTAACCCTGAAGTTTTTAGAGGTCATGGTAAATTTTGTGGTAAACATAGGATCACTACAGTAGACAATTTTGAGCCAGTAAGTTACCCACCTGTAAATGTACCTGTCGCAATTagagataatttaaaaaatgaattagataggtTGACAAAAAGAGGGGCAATTGTCAAAGTTAACGAAATTGACCCCAGGGCAAGCATAAACCGCATTGTTATTGTGGAAAAGCAAAATGGTAAGTTACGTTTATGCTTAGACCCATTAGATCTAAACAAACAAATAGTCCGCAAACCAAGAGTAGTACATAAATTGGAAGATGTTTGTGCACAAATGATAGGTAAAAAGATATTTTCTGTATTTGATCTCTCTGAAGGGTATCATCATTTAGAACTTGACGAGACATCATCATGGAAATGCTGTTTTGCAACTTCTTATGGAATTTTCAGATATAAAGTATTGCCATATGGATTATCAAATTCCCAAGATCTGTTTCAAGAAGTAgtagaagataaatttaaagGTATAGAGAATTTATTGATTTGTCATGATGATATGATTGTTATGGGAACAACAAAAGAAGAACATGATACAACTGTTAAAAAAGTGTTAGAAAGGGCTAAAGAAGTAGGAGCAAAGTTTAATGgggacaaatttcaatattgtcaaGAAGAGGTCAGATTTATGGGTCAAGTTTTTTCACATAAAGGGATGCAAATAGATCCTGACAGAGTGGAATCACTTTGTAAacttgaaaaaccaaatagtaaAGTAGAATTACAAAGAATTTTGGGCGCATTTAATTACGTTAGACGGTACATTCCGAACATGGCTGAACATATTCAACCTCTTTgtcaattacttaaaaataatgtagAATGGGTGTGGCTCCCGTCACATCAAAAatgttttgataatttaaagaacATAATTTGTAAATCACCAGCGTTAGTCCCTTATGATCctaatcaaaaaattattttacaatgtGATGCATCTAAAAATGGTTTAGGTGTTTGTATGTTCCAGAAATATGattctattttaaaattagtaGCTTGTGCATCACGAAATATGAATGATAGTGAAATAAATTATAGTCAGACTGAGAAGGAACTATTGGCAATTTATTATGCTactcaaaaatttcacaattttatttataattttgatgtTGACGTTCAATCAGATCACAAACCTATAATCTCCATTATGAAGAAGCCAATTTCCAAAATTGGATCAGTTAGACTCCAACGTTTAAGGCTTAAACTTCTCAAGTAcagattaaatgtatattttgttccTGGGAAAGACATACATTTTGCTGATATGCTATCTAGGTCCAGTTTAAATATAGAGACACATGACCCAGAAATGTTTGAAATGGTCCACTCAGTGAGTAAACATTTACCTATGAGCCAGGAAAAGCAATCTGAGTTAAGACTAGCTACTAGCCAGGATGAGgcattagcagtaatttttgatttttattataatgggtggccaaaagaaaaaaatgttcctcAAGTGTGTAAAAAGTACTATGGTATAAGAGATTCACTGTATTTTGAAGCTGGCATCGCATTTAttgatgacaaaataattattccgAAAAAACTTAGGCTTGACATGATAAAATTGCTTCACAAAGGCCATATAGGGAGTCAGTAA